From the Desulfovibrio sp. JY genome, one window contains:
- a CDS encoding PEP-CTERM sorting domain-containing protein: MLRNIIFGLILAVALFCPMTITSSAQAADLAPSMSGGGWGGGGWGGGGWGGGGGGCPPDPTPEPASMLLLGSGLVGLVAYRKRMRG; the protein is encoded by the coding sequence ATGCTTCGCAACATCATCTTCGGACTGATCCTTGCTGTCGCGCTGTTTTGCCCCATGACCATCACCTCTTCGGCTCAGGCCGCGGACCTTGCCCCGTCGATGTCCGGCGGTGGCTGGGGCGGCGGCGGCTGGGGCGGCGGCGGTTGGGGCGGCGGCGGCGGAGGTTGTCCGCCCGATCCCACCCCCGAACCCGCGAGCATGCTGCTGCTCGGTTCCGGCTTGGTCGGGCTGGTGGCCTACCGGAAGCGTATGCGCGGCTAG
- a CDS encoding response regulator transcription factor, translating into MKPIRVILVDDHELVREGVRFFLSGLPSIAVVGIAATPAEAFQIISRTSPDTAMVDLGLPTIETGIGLIEDIKSRYPRIKVLAFTCHEDAHAIRGALAAGADGYLLKSASIPELSSAIEHVVRGKKYLSPDVSADVVCGFLGQNNQLDTMAKNLSRREKEVLSLLLEGKGNKEIGKILYISHRTVEKHKANVKTKLNCDTTVELAVYCMKNGILQ; encoded by the coding sequence ATGAAACCTATCCGTGTCATCCTCGTCGATGATCATGAACTTGTCCGGGAGGGGGTTCGTTTTTTTCTCAGCGGCCTCCCGTCCATAGCCGTCGTGGGCATTGCGGCTACTCCGGCGGAGGCTTTTCAAATCATCAGCCGTACATCGCCCGACACGGCCATGGTCGATCTGGGATTGCCGACCATAGAAACCGGCATCGGCCTCATAGAGGATATCAAGTCGCGCTATCCACGAATCAAAGTACTGGCTTTCACCTGCCACGAGGACGCTCACGCCATCCGTGGAGCCCTTGCCGCCGGCGCCGATGGATACCTTCTGAAGTCAGCCTCCATCCCTGAATTATCAAGCGCCATAGAACATGTCGTTCGTGGAAAGAAGTACTTGAGCCCCGATGTCTCCGCCGATGTTGTGTGCGGCTTCCTCGGACAAAACAACCAGCTCGACACAATGGCAAAGAATTTGTCACGAAGGGAAAAAGAAGTTTTAAGCCTCTTGTTGGAAGGAAAAGGGAACAAGGAAATCGGGAAAATACTCTACATCAGCCACAGAACTGTCGAGAAACACAAAGCCAATGTAAAAACAAAGCTGAACTGCGACACAACCGTCGAATTGGCCGTTTATTGCATGAAAAATGGCATACTGCAATAG
- a CDS encoding exosortase/archaeosortase family protein produces MALRAEWLPLAMGVVVIALTYRQIVPPMVRDWYFDDNASHGFFIPLISGYLVWTRRDALARAPVGSNPVGLFLVVAAAAMLVAGWLASEFFTMRASLVVALCGCVLYWLGTKVFSLLAPALLFLFFMIPLPAIAYDAVAFPLKLFVSWLSVGVLKAMGIMVLREGNVIMLPNITLEVVDACSGMRSLTSLLALATAYALIFLRSPWQRLVLVASAIPIAIAANTLRVIGTGFLARRMGSAAAQGFFHEFTGLATFVLALAALAALHQVLRRFK; encoded by the coding sequence ATGGCGCTTCGTGCCGAGTGGCTTCCCCTGGCCATGGGCGTCGTCGTCATCGCGCTGACCTACCGCCAGATCGTCCCCCCCATGGTCCGGGACTGGTATTTCGACGACAACGCCTCCCATGGTTTTTTCATTCCCTTGATCTCCGGGTACCTTGTCTGGACACGCCGCGATGCGCTGGCCCGGGCGCCGGTCGGCTCCAACCCGGTCGGGCTGTTCCTGGTCGTGGCGGCGGCGGCCATGCTTGTGGCCGGATGGCTGGCCTCGGAATTCTTCACCATGCGCGCCTCCCTCGTGGTGGCGCTTTGCGGCTGCGTGCTCTACTGGCTGGGCACGAAGGTGTTCTCCCTGCTGGCCCCGGCGCTGCTCTTCCTCTTTTTCATGATTCCCCTGCCGGCCATCGCCTACGATGCCGTCGCCTTTCCCCTCAAACTCTTCGTCAGCTGGCTGTCGGTCGGCGTCCTCAAAGCTATGGGCATCATGGTGCTGCGCGAGGGCAACGTCATCATGCTGCCCAATATCACCCTGGAGGTCGTGGACGCCTGTAGCGGCATGCGCTCGCTGACGTCCCTGCTGGCGCTGGCCACGGCCTACGCCCTGATTTTTCTTCGATCCCCCTGGCAGCGTCTGGTCCTGGTGGCCTCCGCCATCCCCATCGCCATCGCCGCCAACACCCTGCGTGTCATTGGTACTGGATTTCTGGCTCGCCGCATGGGCTCCGCCGCGGCGCAAGGCTTTTTCCACGAATTTACCGGGCTGGCCACCTTCGTTTTGGCCCTGGCCGCCCTGGCTGCCCTGCATCAGGTGCTGCGGAGGTTCAAGTGA
- the prsK gene encoding PEP-CTERM system histidine kinase PrsK gives MQTILVASSSILGLLLCVMLLFKRRFTWADGLLFLALICLIGTELLQFRAADASLLSLQRWSLATQGMAIWCLAGFSLAYARINRPFFMSWLQTLFILSCVLLPLVPLLAPTKALFSITGPQPTPWIIPLTRLGFYHHLGLLIVLLWCLFNLEGTLANATHAKRWRIKFFVLGLMAILAAQFLATSQDLLYNALDLSQSPTREIGILLGAALMCYSLATRGGEQKIIFSHHLAYKSLVIFAAGIYLISIGLIAKATQYFDFINRSTIVAGMSLLGGLTLAVIFLSETVQRNIKLAIYNYFYNNKYDYRLQWLDFTHRLADAHQSKDLYQAVLLGFCENLGMGQASLYLRNAKTQMFDPIHQWEMTKADTALAPSHPLCQPPTPPRFVTDLRTTPPTPPAPPASFSIPLLRGQEMEGFILIAHPFNPEEQYDEEDFELMEALGNQSANAILNMRLAEELAAAREMEALGKVSAFVLHDLKNLVHALSILMENAKTYIENPEFQRDMFETLDNTVVKMTRLIRKLRDLPQDEALMRESVDLLAFTQESLSIAPKGALQVFGGSVPATVDRAEMSKVLVNLFHNAQEACQGKNPVRVEVGHQDQPYIKISDSGCGMDAEFVNNQLFVPFSSTKENGMGIGLYQSKQIIEAHGGRLLVESQPGQGSTFTVLLPESQSS, from the coding sequence ATGCAAACCATTCTTGTCGCCTCGTCCAGCATTCTGGGGCTGCTTTTGTGCGTCATGCTCCTGTTCAAGCGCCGGTTCACCTGGGCCGACGGGTTGTTGTTCCTGGCCCTGATCTGCCTGATCGGCACGGAGCTGTTGCAGTTCCGTGCCGCCGACGCCTCACTCCTGTCCCTGCAACGCTGGAGCCTGGCCACCCAGGGCATGGCCATCTGGTGCCTGGCCGGCTTCAGCCTGGCCTATGCCAGAATCAACCGGCCCTTTTTCATGTCCTGGCTGCAAACACTGTTTATCCTGTCCTGCGTCCTGTTGCCGCTCGTTCCCCTGCTTGCCCCCACCAAGGCCCTTTTTTCCATCACCGGCCCCCAGCCAACGCCCTGGATCATTCCCCTGACGCGTCTGGGATTCTACCACCATCTGGGTCTGCTCATCGTGTTGCTGTGGTGCCTGTTCAATCTGGAGGGGACGCTGGCCAACGCCACCCATGCCAAGCGTTGGCGCATCAAATTTTTCGTATTGGGCCTCATGGCCATTCTCGCCGCGCAGTTTCTGGCCACAAGCCAGGATCTGCTCTACAACGCGCTGGATCTTTCCCAAAGCCCGACGCGTGAAATCGGCATCCTGCTGGGTGCGGCGCTGATGTGCTACTCGCTGGCGACCAGGGGCGGGGAGCAAAAGATCATCTTTTCACACCACCTGGCTTACAAGTCGCTTGTTATATTCGCGGCAGGCATCTATCTCATCAGTATAGGCTTGATAGCAAAGGCCACGCAATATTTCGATTTTATCAACAGGTCCACGATAGTCGCCGGAATGTCCCTCCTCGGCGGACTCACCCTTGCCGTCATTTTTCTTTCGGAGACGGTACAACGCAATATAAAACTGGCAATATATAATTATTTTTACAACAACAAATATGACTACCGTCTTCAATGGCTGGATTTCACACATCGTCTGGCCGATGCGCACCAATCCAAAGATCTCTATCAGGCCGTCCTGCTCGGCTTTTGCGAAAATCTCGGCATGGGGCAGGCGTCGCTGTATCTGCGCAATGCCAAGACCCAGATGTTCGATCCCATCCATCAGTGGGAAATGACCAAAGCGGACACAGCCCTTGCGCCGAGCCACCCCCTGTGCCAACCACCGACGCCGCCCCGTTTCGTAACCGACCTGCGGACAACCCCGCCAACGCCCCCCGCCCCTCCGGCCAGTTTCTCCATTCCCCTCCTGCGCGGCCAGGAGATGGAAGGCTTCATTCTCATCGCCCATCCCTTCAATCCCGAAGAGCAGTATGACGAAGAGGACTTCGAACTCATGGAGGCCCTGGGGAACCAGTCGGCCAACGCCATCCTGAATATGCGACTGGCCGAGGAACTGGCCGCGGCCCGGGAAATGGAGGCCCTGGGCAAGGTGTCGGCCTTTGTCCTGCACGACCTCAAAAATCTCGTCCACGCCTTGTCGATCCTGATGGAAAACGCCAAAACCTACATCGAGAATCCGGAATTCCAGCGGGACATGTTCGAGACCCTGGACAATACCGTGGTCAAAATGACGCGGCTTATCCGCAAGCTGCGGGATCTCCCCCAGGACGAGGCCCTCATGCGCGAGTCGGTGGATCTTTTGGCCTTCACCCAGGAATCCCTCAGCATCGCGCCCAAAGGGGCCTTGCAGGTCTTTGGCGGAAGCGTGCCGGCCACGGTGGATCGCGCCGAGATGTCAAAGGTGCTGGTCAATCTCTTCCACAATGCCCAGGAGGCCTGCCAGGGGAAAAATCCCGTCCGGGTGGAGGTCGGCCATCAAGACCAACCCTACATCAAAATCAGCGATTCCGGGTGCGGCATGGACGCGGAATTCGTCAACAATCAGCTTTTCGTGCCGTTTAGCAGCACCAAGGAAAACGGGATGGGCATTGGCCTCTATCAGAGCAAACAGATCATCGAGGCCCATGGCGGACGTCTCCTGGTGGAAAGCCAACCCGGCCAGGGCTCCACGTTCACGGTCCTGTTGCCCGAAAGCCAATCTTCCTAA
- a CDS encoding EpsI family protein translates to MKISWFRFLAVYALLLAAAGYVALHHETAQPLPQPLTAFPNQLGEWRAVGHKQFSEALLTKLRPTDYLYRRYSGPGGKTVDVYIGYHDGAQGAGPIHSPKNCLPGNGWLEISSSPLELDIGRERIHLTQAVYRQDEQQELFLYWFMVRGRTLSTEVGLKLAEIANAVRYGQRGACFVRLSLPVADNPAASAGIAQSFLERAYPAICAFTSS, encoded by the coding sequence GTGAAGATTTCCTGGTTCCGCTTCCTGGCCGTCTACGCTTTGCTCCTGGCCGCCGCCGGCTACGTCGCCCTCCATCACGAAACGGCGCAGCCCCTGCCGCAGCCATTGACGGCATTTCCCAACCAGTTGGGCGAATGGCGCGCGGTCGGCCACAAGCAATTCAGCGAGGCCCTGCTGACCAAACTGCGGCCAACCGACTACCTGTATCGTCGCTACAGCGGTCCCGGCGGGAAAACCGTCGACGTCTACATCGGCTACCACGACGGCGCCCAGGGCGCGGGGCCGATCCATTCCCCCAAGAATTGCCTGCCGGGCAACGGCTGGTTGGAAATCTCCTCCTCCCCCCTGGAACTCGACATCGGGCGGGAACGCATCCATCTGACCCAGGCGGTGTATCGCCAGGACGAGCAACAGGAACTGTTTCTCTACTGGTTCATGGTCCGTGGCCGGACCTTGTCCACCGAGGTAGGCCTCAAACTGGCGGAGATCGCCAACGCTGTCAGATACGGCCAGCGCGGAGCCTGCTTCGTACGCCTGTCCCTGCCGGTGGCGGACAATCCGGCCGCATCCGCAGGCATCGCCCAGTCCTTCCTCGAACGGGCGTACCCAGCCATCTGCGCATTTACTTCCTCATAG
- the prsR gene encoding PEP-CTERM-box response regulator transcription factor, which yields MANLLIVDDNNEIRQQLKWGLSSIPHDLHFAKDGKEALEIFRAVKPGVVALDLGLPPHTGDASQGLLCLEKMIAERPSAKIIVITGFDGQANARRAIELGAYDFFRKPVDIGELRVMIQRAFRRLEIEGAAPRPRRARPSGRKPVHGIVGNCEAMGEVYAFIDKVAAADAPVLISGESGTGKELVAKAIHQASSRRDHPLVSINCGAIPENLLESEFFGHERGAFTGATSTVKGKVEYADNGTLFLDEIGELPLNLQVKLLRFLQDMCIQRVGGRKTIEINVRVLAATNVNILEAMRLGQFREDLYYRISVVSIQLPPLRERGEDAVLLANHFLDIHSRQLPKTIVGFTTQALDAIRKYSWPGNVRELENKIRRAVILTETPHIAPACLGFGDDIAAAGPSGANKTLRDARTQLEHQMLCQALRRFEGNIVKASEALGVSRPTFYDLLRKHEIDPKAFSNR from the coding sequence ATGGCAAACCTCCTCATCGTCGACGACAACAACGAAATCCGGCAGCAACTCAAATGGGGGCTCTCCAGCATCCCGCACGACCTGCACTTCGCCAAGGACGGCAAGGAAGCTCTGGAAATTTTCCGGGCGGTCAAGCCTGGCGTGGTGGCCCTTGATCTGGGACTGCCGCCGCATACCGGCGACGCGTCGCAGGGATTGCTGTGCCTCGAAAAAATGATCGCGGAACGCCCCTCCGCGAAAATCATCGTCATCACGGGGTTCGACGGCCAGGCCAATGCCCGTCGGGCCATTGAACTCGGCGCCTATGATTTCTTCCGCAAGCCTGTCGATATCGGGGAACTCAGGGTCATGATCCAACGCGCCTTTCGCCGTCTGGAGATCGAAGGCGCCGCGCCGCGCCCCCGTCGCGCCCGGCCGTCCGGGCGCAAGCCCGTGCATGGCATCGTGGGCAACTGCGAGGCCATGGGCGAGGTCTACGCGTTCATCGACAAAGTGGCGGCGGCGGACGCGCCGGTGCTCATTTCCGGCGAATCCGGCACGGGGAAGGAATTGGTTGCCAAGGCCATCCACCAGGCCAGCTCCCGAAGGGACCACCCCCTGGTGTCCATCAACTGCGGGGCCATCCCGGAAAACCTGCTCGAATCGGAGTTCTTCGGGCACGAGCGCGGGGCGTTTACCGGCGCCACCAGCACCGTGAAAGGCAAGGTAGAATACGCCGACAACGGCACCCTGTTCCTGGACGAGATCGGGGAACTGCCACTGAACCTGCAAGTGAAGCTGTTGCGTTTCCTCCAGGACATGTGCATCCAGCGCGTCGGGGGGCGCAAGACCATCGAGATCAACGTGCGGGTCCTGGCGGCCACGAATGTCAACATCCTTGAAGCGATGCGTCTGGGACAATTCCGCGAAGACCTGTATTATCGCATCAGCGTGGTCAGCATCCAACTGCCGCCCCTGCGTGAACGGGGTGAGGACGCCGTGCTGCTGGCCAACCACTTCCTGGACATCCACAGCCGGCAACTGCCCAAAACGATTGTGGGCTTCACCACGCAAGCCCTCGACGCCATTCGAAAATATTCCTGGCCAGGAAATGTCCGTGAACTGGAAAACAAGATCCGCCGGGCCGTTATCCTGACCGAGACGCCCCACATCGCCCCCGCCTGCCTGGGGTTCGGCGACGATATCGCCGCCGCCGGCCCAAGCGGCGCCAACAAGACGCTGCGGGACGCGCGCACTCAGCTGGAACATCAGATGCTCTGTCAGGCCCTCAGACGCTTCGAAGGCAATATCGTCAAGGCGTCGGAAGCCCTCGGGGTAAGCAGACCGACATTCTACGATTTGCTGCGCAAGCACGAGATCGATCCGAAAGCCTTCAGCAATCGCTAA